In Flavobacterium sp. N1736, the following are encoded in one genomic region:
- the uvrA gene encoding excinuclease ABC subunit UvrA, which produces MLDKDNTIEVLGARVHNLKNIDISIPREKLVVITGLSGSGKSSLAFDTIYAEGQRRYVETFSAYARQFLGGLERPDVDKIDGLSPVIAIEQKTTSKSPRSTVGTITEIYDFLRLLYARGADAYSYNTGEKMVSYSDEQIKDLIIQDFSGKRINILAPIIRARKGHYAELFQQITKQGFLKVRVNGEVQDLVSGMKLDRYKTHDIEIVVDRMLIENTEDNQKRLAESINTAMHHGENVLMILDQDTNEVRYFSRNLMCPTTGISYQNPEPNLFSFNSPKGACPHCNGLGTVHEINIKKIIPNPKLSIKSGGFAPLGEYKSSWIFKQLEVIGEKFGFKITDPIEKIPEEAMNMILHGGKDKFTVNSKDLGVTRDYKIDFEGISHFIKNQYDESASTTIKRWAKDFMDEVNCPVCEGSRLKKEAQFFRVNGKNITELCDMDISDLTAWFQDLNSHLSDKQLLIASEVVKEIKDRLNFLMNVGLNYLALSRSSKSLSGGEAQRIRLATQIGSQLVGVLYILDEPSIGLHQRDNEKLIHSLEQLRDIGNSVIVVEHDKDMIERADYVIDIGPKAGKYGGEIISIGTPAETLKSNTITAQYLNGKMKLEIPKERRKGNGKFLKLSGATGNNLKNVSIELPLGQLICVTGVSGSGKSTLINETLYPILNAYYFNGVKKPQPYKKIEGLEHIDKVIDIDQSPIGRTPRSNPATYTEVFTEIRNLFTMTSESMIRGYKAGRFSFNVKGGRCETCEGSGVRTIEMNFLPDVYVECETCQGKRFNRETLEIRYKGKSISDVLNMTVDEAVPFFENIPKIYRKVKTIQDVGLGYITLGQQSTTLSGGEAQRIKLAGELSKKDTGNTFYILDEPTTGLHFEDIRVLMDVINKLVDKGNTILVIEHNMDVIKLADYIIDIGPEGGKGGGQLIAKGTPEEVAKNKKSYTAKFLKKELI; this is translated from the coding sequence ATGCTAGATAAAGACAATACTATTGAAGTTCTTGGTGCAAGAGTTCATAATCTAAAAAATATCGATATTTCTATTCCGCGTGAAAAACTGGTTGTAATTACCGGTTTGTCAGGTTCGGGAAAATCATCTTTGGCGTTTGATACTATTTATGCCGAAGGACAACGTCGTTATGTCGAAACTTTTTCGGCGTATGCCAGACAGTTTCTTGGCGGTTTGGAGCGTCCGGATGTAGATAAAATCGACGGACTTTCTCCCGTAATTGCGATTGAACAAAAAACAACCAGCAAAAGTCCGCGTTCAACTGTTGGAACAATTACAGAAATATACGATTTTCTAAGACTTTTATATGCTCGCGGTGCAGACGCTTATAGCTACAACACAGGCGAAAAAATGGTCTCTTATTCTGATGAACAAATTAAAGATTTGATTATTCAGGATTTCAGCGGAAAACGCATCAATATTCTTGCTCCGATTATTCGAGCCAGAAAAGGGCATTATGCCGAATTATTCCAACAAATTACCAAACAAGGTTTCTTGAAAGTTCGTGTAAATGGCGAAGTTCAGGATTTGGTTTCAGGAATGAAACTGGATCGTTACAAAACCCACGACATCGAAATTGTTGTAGACAGAATGTTAATTGAAAATACCGAAGACAATCAAAAACGATTGGCTGAAAGTATCAATACAGCTATGCATCATGGCGAAAATGTCTTGATGATTTTAGATCAGGATACTAATGAGGTACGTTATTTTAGTAGAAATTTAATGTGTCCGACAACCGGAATCTCGTATCAAAATCCGGAACCGAATTTATTTTCATTCAATTCCCCAAAAGGTGCTTGTCCGCATTGTAACGGATTAGGAACGGTTCACGAAATCAACATCAAAAAAATTATTCCAAATCCAAAATTATCCATTAAAAGTGGTGGTTTTGCTCCGCTTGGTGAATATAAATCATCGTGGATTTTTAAGCAATTAGAAGTTATTGGAGAAAAATTCGGATTTAAAATAACAGATCCGATTGAGAAAATTCCGGAAGAAGCCATGAACATGATTCTTCACGGAGGAAAGGATAAATTTACCGTAAACTCGAAAGATTTAGGCGTAACTCGCGATTATAAAATAGATTTTGAGGGGATTTCGCATTTCATCAAAAACCAATATGACGAAAGTGCTTCGACAACCATAAAACGTTGGGCAAAAGATTTCATGGACGAAGTCAATTGTCCGGTTTGCGAAGGCTCACGTTTGAAAAAAGAAGCTCAGTTTTTTAGAGTTAACGGGAAAAATATCACTGAATTATGTGATATGGATATTTCTGATTTAACAGCCTGGTTTCAGGATTTAAATTCTCATTTATCAGACAAACAGCTTTTAATTGCCTCAGAAGTTGTGAAAGAAATCAAAGACCGTTTAAACTTTTTGATGAATGTTGGTTTGAATTATTTGGCTTTAAGCCGAAGTTCAAAATCACTTTCGGGCGGTGAAGCACAGCGTATTCGTCTGGCAACACAAATTGGTTCGCAATTGGTTGGTGTTTTATATATTCTGGATGAACCAAGTATTGGTTTACACCAAAGAGACAATGAAAAACTAATTCATTCGTTAGAACAATTACGTGATATCGGAAACTCGGTTATTGTGGTTGAACACGATAAAGACATGATCGAACGTGCTGATTATGTAATTGATATTGGTCCGAAAGCCGGAAAATACGGAGGAGAAATTATTAGTATTGGAACTCCTGCTGAAACTTTAAAATCGAACACGATTACCGCTCAATATTTGAATGGTAAAATGAAATTAGAGATTCCGAAAGAGCGTCGTAAAGGAAACGGCAAGTTTTTAAAATTAAGCGGGGCAACCGGAAACAACTTAAAAAATGTTTCAATCGAATTGCCTTTAGGACAATTGATTTGTGTTACAGGAGTTTCTGGAAGTGGAAAATCGACTTTAATAAACGAGACGCTCTACCCTATTTTAAACGCCTATTATTTTAATGGTGTGAAAAAACCACAGCCGTACAAAAAAATAGAAGGTTTAGAACATATTGACAAAGTAATTGATATTGACCAAAGTCCGATTGGAAGAACGCCGCGTTCGAATCCAGCGACTTATACAGAGGTTTTCACCGAAATCAGGAACTTGTTTACGATGACTTCTGAAAGTATGATTCGTGGTTATAAAGCCGGACGTTTTAGTTTTAATGTAAAAGGTGGACGCTGCGAAACCTGTGAAGGTTCCGGTGTTAGAACTATTGAAATGAACTTTTTACCGGATGTTTATGTAGAATGCGAAACATGTCAGGGAAAACGTTTTAACAGAGAAACGTTAGAAATTCGATACAAAGGAAAATCAATTTCCGACGTATTGAATATGACGGTTGATGAAGCGGTTCCGTTTTTTGAAAACATTCCGAAGATTTATAGAAAAGTAAAAACAATTCAAGATGTTGGTTTAGGATATATTACACTTGGTCAGCAAAGTACAACACTTTCCGGCGGAGAAGCACAACGTATTAAACTGGCTGGAGAATTGTCTAAAAAAGACACCGGAAATACCTTTTATATTCTGGACGAACCTACAACAGGTTTGCATTTTGAAGACATTCGTGTTTTGATGGACGTGATTAATAAACTGGTCGATAAAGGAAACACAATTTTGGTAATCGAGCATAATATGGATGTTATCAAACTTGCCGATTACATTATTGATATTGGTCCCGAAGGTGGAAAAGGTGGCGGACAATTGATCGCCAAGGGAACTCCGGAAGAAGTTGCGAAAAATAAAAAAAGCTATACAGCTAAGTTTTTGAAAAAAGAGTTAATTTAG
- a CDS encoding addiction module protein, translating into MNSLSLKVDLDFKELLKVVKQLSPSEKLKLNDEIWKDDIEIPIEHQKIVLNRIEKSKASPKRMLDWDEVSDLPIQ; encoded by the coding sequence ATGAACAGTTTAAGTTTAAAAGTAGATTTAGATTTTAAAGAGTTACTAAAAGTTGTAAAACAATTATCTCCTTCAGAAAAATTGAAACTTAATGATGAAATTTGGAAAGATGATATCGAAATTCCTATTGAACATCAAAAAATAGTTTTAAACAGAATTGAGAAAAGTAAAGCTTCACCTAAAAGAATGTTAGATTGGGATGAAGTATCAGATTTGCCAATTCAGTAA
- a CDS encoding type II toxin-antitoxin system RelE/ParE family toxin yields MYNIKIDQDALNDLGEIVIWYNNQLQNLGLRFHKQIKSQINSLKNEPYIYTIRYKDVHGMLVKKFPFMIHYTINEESNLVEIFAIFHTSRNPEIWNSRIKK; encoded by the coding sequence ATGTATAATATTAAGATAGACCAAGATGCTTTAAATGATCTTGGAGAAATTGTTATTTGGTACAATAATCAATTGCAAAATTTAGGATTACGTTTTCATAAACAAATAAAATCTCAAATTAATTCTTTAAAAAACGAACCTTATATTTATACTATTCGTTATAAAGACGTTCATGGTATGCTTGTTAAAAAATTTCCGTTTATGATTCATTACACAATTAATGAAGAATCTAATTTAGTGGAAATTTTCGCCATATTTCATACTAGTCGAAATCCAGAAATTTGGAATTCAAGGATAAAAAAATAA
- a CDS encoding cupin domain-containing protein, whose translation MNLKEKLNSVDQYFSPKIIDEVNDQYIKVAKIKGQEVPWHNHENEDELFYIIDGELLMEIENESSFIMKKGDLFVVKKGVNHRVSSVEECSIMLIESKTTEHTGKVKSNITKSIEEQSY comes from the coding sequence ATGAATCTAAAAGAGAAATTAAACAGCGTTGACCAATATTTTTCGCCGAAAATAATTGATGAAGTAAATGATCAATATATTAAAGTAGCTAAAATAAAAGGTCAGGAAGTGCCCTGGCATAATCACGAGAATGAAGACGAATTGTTTTACATTATTGACGGTGAACTTTTAATGGAAATTGAAAATGAATCTTCGTTCATCATGAAAAAAGGTGATTTATTCGTTGTGAAAAAAGGCGTAAATCACAGGGTTTCATCGGTTGAGGAATGTTCAATAATGCTGATTGAATCGAAAACTACTGAACATACCGGAAAAGTTAAAAGCAACATTACCAAATCAATTGAAGAACAATCGTATTAA
- a CDS encoding TIGR00730 family Rossman fold protein, with amino-acid sequence MRLEDFDNDEDKVIQDRLKQKTWNEIRTNDSWAIFKIMAEFVNGYESMGRIGPCVSIFGSARTKPEDKYYLLAEKIAYKISKAGYGVITGGGPGIMEAGNKGAHLGGGTSVGLNIELPFEQHFNPYIDHDKNLNFDYFFVRKVMFVKYSQGFVVMPGGFGTLDEMFEAITLIQTKKIGKFPIILVGVEFWSGLIDWVKTVLVEKMHTVSPEDLNLFKIVDTEDEVVDVLDKFYKKYDLSPNF; translated from the coding sequence ATGAGATTAGAAGATTTTGATAATGATGAGGATAAAGTAATTCAGGATCGTTTGAAACAAAAAACGTGGAATGAAATTAGAACCAATGACAGCTGGGCGATTTTTAAAATCATGGCCGAGTTTGTAAACGGTTACGAAAGTATGGGTCGTATTGGTCCGTGTGTTTCGATTTTTGGATCGGCGAGAACAAAACCGGAAGACAAATATTATTTACTTGCCGAAAAAATTGCATATAAAATCAGTAAAGCCGGTTATGGCGTAATTACAGGCGGAGGACCTGGAATTATGGAAGCCGGAAATAAAGGTGCACATTTAGGGGGCGGAACTTCGGTTGGTTTAAACATCGAATTGCCTTTTGAACAGCATTTTAACCCTTATATTGACCATGATAAAAACCTGAATTTCGATTATTTCTTTGTGAGGAAAGTAATGTTTGTAAAATATTCGCAAGGTTTTGTGGTTATGCCGGGAGGTTTTGGAACTCTGGACGAGATGTTTGAAGCAATTACTTTGATTCAGACTAAGAAAATTGGAAAATTCCCAATTATTTTGGTTGGTGTTGAATTTTGGTCTGGATTGATTGACTGGGTAAAAACGGTTTTGGTAGAAAAAATGCATACGGTAAGTCCTGAAGATTTGAACTTATTTAAAATAGTGGATACTGAAGATGAAGTAGTTGACGTTTTGGATAAATTCTATAAGAAATACGATTTAAGTCCGAATTTCTAA